One window of the Sporomusaceae bacterium genome contains the following:
- a CDS encoding cobalamin-dependent protein (Presence of a B(12) (cobalamin)-binding domain implies dependence on cobalamin itself, in one of its several forms, or in some unusual lineages, dependence on a cobalamin-like analog.), giving the protein MSRVLLAPLDPVHDIGLKMIARGLEQAGHETVLLPPDLTPEEIVSQALKQGAETLLVGRTLGYGVAELLARFIDLADAAGLRTTARIGIGGMAVRRELAAELGFDAGFGPGTSVEEVRCFVERREYVPDPTRTHKEKADMTAGYDYRYRHAGIAGKLATISAMIEDWARVRTSPGVERARLRDELWDAARWRAREGDGALYEHYPALCGEVPQRYYATGELHPKTRRFTKEEVAGLESYLAETKARMSVLKLQHSRRKPLVFNQYGTGCPFMDIGHILASEAWGADGVVHFDPSWGARTEGFLDGFLTHQEDGTVITPANLNRIGAGLEKSTLWQVRAHRGLNTPETVVLAAKLGADLTKINICYGALGAGTDPARLTVDGYNAILYAKKYNLPFDVVTNEELAGVPAYKAFAGMLIVADLAVRLGARPILQPLFAYSPEVMIHGLMEDNYIDFNAAKVMALRGIVNAPIWPGAPIGFLTHTEDRVQSAMSTALHACLAAALEVDAISIASTDEAYSGGPISAPAKVDTLRAVQEGFRFLGQAGIAPTAAADAAAAKLVEGIEGVLDAVIKEGDFVAALHDGALGSREEGAYPGRAGKDTVRTVG; this is encoded by the coding sequence GTGAGCAGGGTGCTGCTGGCGCCGCTCGATCCGGTGCATGATATCGGTTTGAAGATGATCGCCCGCGGGCTGGAGCAGGCGGGGCACGAGACGGTGCTGCTGCCGCCCGATCTGACGCCGGAGGAGATCGTGAGCCAGGCGCTGAAGCAGGGCGCCGAGACGCTGCTGGTCGGGCGCACGCTGGGCTACGGCGTGGCCGAATTGCTGGCCCGGTTCATCGATCTGGCGGATGCGGCCGGCCTGCGCACGACGGCGCGCATCGGCATCGGCGGCATGGCTGTAAGGAGGGAGCTGGCGGCCGAGCTGGGGTTCGACGCCGGGTTCGGCCCCGGTACGTCGGTGGAGGAGGTGCGGTGTTTCGTCGAGCGGCGGGAGTATGTGCCCGACCCGACCCGTACTCACAAGGAGAAGGCGGATATGACGGCGGGCTACGATTACCGCTATCGCCATGCCGGCATCGCCGGAAAGCTGGCGACGATCAGCGCGATGATCGAGGACTGGGCGAGGGTGAGGACGTCGCCCGGCGTGGAACGGGCCCGGCTGCGCGACGAGCTGTGGGATGCGGCAAGGTGGCGGGCCCGCGAGGGCGACGGGGCGCTGTACGAGCATTATCCGGCGCTGTGCGGCGAGGTGCCGCAGAGGTATTACGCGACCGGCGAGCTTCATCCCAAGACGCGGCGGTTCACGAAGGAAGAGGTGGCCGGGCTGGAGAGCTACCTGGCGGAGACGAAGGCCCGCATGTCGGTGCTGAAGCTGCAGCACAGCCGCCGCAAGCCGCTGGTGTTCAACCAGTACGGTACCGGCTGCCCGTTCATGGATATCGGCCATATTCTGGCGAGCGAGGCGTGGGGGGCTGACGGGGTGGTGCATTTCGACCCGTCGTGGGGGGCTAGGACGGAGGGGTTTCTGGACGGGTTCCTTACCCACCAGGAGGACGGGACGGTGATAACGCCGGCCAATCTCAACCGCATCGGCGCCGGACTGGAGAAGTCGACGCTGTGGCAGGTGAGGGCGCACCGCGGCCTGAACACGCCGGAGACGGTGGTGCTGGCGGCGAAGCTGGGCGCTGATCTGACGAAGATCAATATTTGCTACGGGGCTTTAGGGGCGGGCACCGACCCCGCGCGGCTGACGGTGGATGGCTATAACGCCATTTTGTATGCGAAGAAATATAATTTGCCGTTCGATGTGGTGACGAATGAGGAGCTGGCCGGGGTGCCGGCTTATAAGGCGTTCGCCGGGATGCTGATTGTGGCCGATCTGGCGGTGCGCCTGGGGGCGCGGCCGATTCTCCAGCCGTTGTTCGCTTATTCGCCCGAGGTGATGATCCACGGGCTGATGGAGGATAATTACATCGATTTCAACGCGGCGAAGGTGATGGCGCTCAGGGGGATCGTGAACGCCCCGATTTGGCCGGGGGCGCCGATCGGGTTTCTGACGCATACCGAGGACCGGGTGCAGTCGGCGATGTCGACCGCCCTGCACGCCTGCCTGGCGGCGGCGCTGGAGGTGGACGCGATTTCGATCGCTTCGACGGATGAGGCGTATTCGGGGGGGCCGATCTCGGCACCGGCCAAGGTGGATACACTGAGGGCGGTGCAGGAGGGGTTCCGCTTTCTCGGTCAGGCGGGCATCGCGCCGACGGCGGCTGCGGACGCGGCGGCCGCGAAGCTGGTGGAAGGGATTGAAGGGGTGCTGGACGCGGTTATCAAGGAAGGGGATTTCGTGGCGGCGCTGCACGACGGGGCTTTGGGCAGCCGGGAGGAGGGGGCTTACCCCGGCCGGGCCGGGAAGGATACGGTGCGGACGGTCGGATGA
- the larA gene encoding nickel-dependent lactate racemase has product MAAISVKLPYGRETVAVSVPAANLLGVFSPKDVPPVADVKAEAMRAVNAPIGAKPLRELAKGAKSVVIVADDNTRLTPTDKIIPILLDELNAAGVADGQIAVVIALGTHRFMTDAEILAKFGPEVVRRVRVVNHDYKNPAELVELGTTANGTYVAVNREAYEADFKLGVGSIVPHHIPGFAGGAKIVQPGISGERTTAETHLLSVRAPRSYLGVTDNPVRRELNEIARSIGLNTIFNTVLNRHGEVVGAFFGDVVAAFDAGVELSRAVYAVEVPEEADIVVSSSHPCDLEFWQAHKTLYPSDLAVKAGGIIILVTPCYEGVAVTHSEMLDYTAKGSCAIRDLVSCKQLGDEVAAALAIAWAQVKERETVYIVSGGIADAEAVKLGFTPFATVQQALDAALAAKGPGAKVTVLTHAPDMLPVVKFVP; this is encoded by the coding sequence GTGGCTGCGATCAGCGTGAAGCTGCCTTATGGCAGGGAGACGGTGGCGGTGAGCGTCCCCGCCGCCAATCTGCTCGGCGTTTTTTCTCCCAAGGACGTGCCGCCGGTGGCCGATGTGAAGGCCGAGGCGATGCGGGCGGTGAACGCGCCGATCGGCGCGAAGCCGTTGCGCGAGCTGGCGAAGGGGGCGAAGAGTGTTGTCATCGTCGCCGACGACAATACGCGCCTGACGCCGACCGATAAGATAATCCCCATTCTCCTCGACGAGCTTAACGCCGCCGGGGTGGCGGACGGGCAGATTGCGGTCGTGATCGCGCTCGGCACGCACCGCTTCATGACCGACGCGGAGATCCTTGCCAAGTTCGGACCCGAGGTGGTCCGCAGGGTAAGGGTGGTCAACCACGATTACAAGAACCCGGCCGAGCTGGTCGAGCTGGGGACGACGGCCAACGGCACGTACGTGGCGGTGAACCGCGAAGCATACGAGGCCGATTTCAAGCTTGGCGTGGGCAGCATCGTGCCCCACCATATACCGGGCTTCGCCGGCGGGGCGAAGATCGTCCAGCCCGGCATCTCCGGCGAACGGACGACGGCCGAGACCCACCTCCTGAGCGTGCGGGCGCCGCGCTCGTACCTCGGCGTGACCGACAACCCGGTGCGCCGCGAGCTGAACGAGATCGCCCGCTCCATCGGCCTGAACACGATTTTCAACACGGTGCTTAATCGCCACGGCGAGGTTGTCGGGGCGTTCTTCGGCGACGTGGTGGCGGCGTTCGACGCGGGCGTGGAGCTGTCGCGGGCGGTGTACGCGGTGGAGGTGCCCGAAGAGGCCGATATCGTGGTGTCGAGCTCCCACCCGTGCGACCTGGAGTTCTGGCAGGCTCACAAGACGCTCTACCCGTCCGACCTGGCCGTGAAGGCCGGGGGGATTATCATCCTCGTGACGCCGTGCTACGAGGGGGTGGCGGTGACCCACAGCGAGATGCTGGATTACACGGCCAAGGGGTCGTGCGCTATCCGCGACCTGGTGTCGTGCAAGCAGCTCGGCGACGAGGTGGCGGCGGCGCTGGCGATCGCCTGGGCGCAGGTGAAGGAGCGGGAGACGGTGTATATCGTGTCGGGCGGCATAGCTGACGCCGAGGCGGTGAAGCTGGGCTTCACGCCGTTTGCCACCGTGCAGCAGGCGCTGGATGCGGCGCTGGCGGCGAAGGGGCCGGGGGCGAAGGTGACGGTGCTGACGCACGCCCCGGATATGCTCCCTGTGGTTAAATTTGTGCCTTAA
- a CDS encoding DUF2164 domain-containing protein, with product MKPIELSKETKQDLISSIKEYFARERDEEISDFQAAAVLAFILETVGPHIYNQAVADAHALMSDRLEDLYGLEKRPR from the coding sequence ATGAAACCCATCGAACTGAGCAAAGAAACAAAACAGGATCTTATCAGCAGCATCAAAGAATACTTCGCCCGCGAGCGGGACGAGGAAATCAGCGACTTCCAGGCCGCCGCCGTGCTCGCCTTCATCCTCGAAACCGTCGGACCCCACATCTATAACCAAGCCGTTGCCGACGCCCACGCCCTAATGAGCGACAGGCTCGAAGACCTGTACGGCCTCGAAAAGCGGCCCCGGTAA
- a CDS encoding 3-hydroxyacyl-CoA dehydrogenase family protein: protein MSEIKTICSVGTGTMGPYMAALFALAGYDVRMYGRSEPSVERGFRGVRACLDSCREHGLVSPADIPAAVARITGTADLAAAAAGADFVMESVSEDLAVKREVFAALEKHCPAHAIFASNTSGLSPTAIAAGLRRPESFVAAHFLNPPHLMAIVEVVPGEATASETVDAACDLLKKIGKIPVTLKREALGFIANRLQFALLREALYLVEQGIATAETVDTTMKHLSRRISATGPLETADLGGVDIFHSIAAYLLPDLCASPAPPAALAAAKERGDLGAKTGRGIYDWSDAAKLAAVRKHRETVLADWLRRDKASLS from the coding sequence ATGAGCGAAATCAAGACCATCTGCAGCGTCGGCACCGGGACGATGGGCCCTTATATGGCCGCCCTTTTTGCCCTGGCCGGCTACGACGTGCGCATGTACGGCCGCAGCGAGCCGAGCGTGGAGCGCGGCTTTCGCGGCGTCCGCGCCTGCCTCGATTCCTGCCGCGAGCACGGCCTCGTTTCCCCCGCGGATATTCCCGCCGCCGTCGCCCGGATTACGGGCACGGCCGACCTCGCCGCGGCGGCCGCCGGCGCCGATTTCGTCATGGAGTCGGTGTCCGAGGACCTGGCCGTCAAGCGCGAAGTTTTCGCCGCCCTCGAAAAACACTGCCCCGCCCACGCCATTTTCGCCTCAAACACCTCGGGGCTCAGCCCCACAGCCATCGCCGCCGGCCTCAGGCGCCCGGAGAGCTTCGTCGCCGCCCACTTCCTCAACCCGCCCCACCTGATGGCCATCGTCGAAGTCGTTCCCGGCGAAGCCACCGCTTCGGAAACGGTCGACGCCGCCTGCGATTTGCTGAAAAAGATCGGCAAAATCCCCGTCACCCTAAAGCGGGAAGCCCTCGGCTTCATCGCCAACCGCCTCCAGTTCGCCCTGCTCCGCGAAGCGCTCTACCTCGTCGAGCAAGGCATCGCCACAGCGGAAACTGTCGATACGACGATGAAACACCTCAGCCGCCGGATCTCGGCCACCGGCCCGCTGGAAACCGCCGACCTTGGTGGCGTGGACATCTTCCACAGCATCGCCGCCTACCTCCTGCCCGATCTTTGCGCCAGCCCCGCCCCGCCTGCGGCCCTCGCAGCCGCCAAGGAACGCGGCGACCTGGGAGCGAAAACCGGCCGCGGCATCTACGACTGGTCTGACGCCGCCAAACTCGCCGCCGTCAGAAAACACCGCGAAACCGTCCTCGCCGACTGGCTCCGCCGGGACAAAGCGTCCCTTTCATAA
- a CDS encoding RidA family protein — protein sequence MSIESKLKEMGLTLPEAPKPVAAYVPAVASGGYVYTAGQIPFVGGELKYKGKVGRDLDESQGYEAARVCVLNCLSVIKAQVGSLDNVEQVVKVTGFVSSAPGFNGQPKVINGASELLGQLFGDKGLHARSAVGVNELPLDAACEVEMIVKVKQ from the coding sequence ATGAGTATCGAGAGCAAACTGAAGGAGATGGGGCTGACGCTGCCGGAGGCGCCCAAGCCAGTGGCGGCGTATGTGCCGGCGGTGGCGTCCGGCGGGTATGTTTATACGGCCGGGCAGATTCCGTTCGTGGGCGGCGAGCTGAAGTACAAGGGCAAGGTGGGCCGCGACCTGGACGAGAGCCAGGGGTATGAGGCGGCCCGCGTGTGTGTGCTGAATTGCCTGAGCGTGATCAAGGCGCAGGTCGGCAGTCTGGATAATGTCGAGCAGGTGGTGAAGGTGACGGGGTTCGTGTCCAGCGCCCCCGGGTTTAACGGCCAGCCGAAGGTTATCAACGGGGCGTCGGAGCTTTTGGGACAGCTTTTCGGCGACAAGGGCCTGCACGCCCGGTCGGCGGTGGGGGTGAACGAGCTGCCGCTGGACGCCGCCTGCGAAGTGGAAATGATCGTGAAGGTGAAACAATAG
- a CDS encoding FAD-dependent oxidoreductase, with the protein MSKKVVVVGGGWAGSAAALAARKAGCEVELFERADMLLGTGLVGGIMRNNGRFPATEEMLAMGGGDLFQIADANARHKNIEFPGHKHANLYDVALIEPAVKKAVEGAGIKVHMHCRVKEIEKDGNRITKVTAEGHHGEPDVAATGDTFVDAAGTAGPQGNCMKYGNGCAMCIYRCPTFGPRFSIAAKAGAPEIMGQKADGTLGAMSGSCKLHKDSLSREIHEQLDRTGVVVVPIPASLRKSMESLGQKACQQYALKEFAENVILLDTGHAKLMSAYYPLDILRQIPGFENARFEDPYSGGIGNSMRYLGMLPRDNALKVEGLDNVFCGGEKAGLLVGHTEAIITGTLAGHNAARAAFGQEPATIPESLACGDAIAFVRTSMQTKEGLTKKYTFSGSVYFEHMKEKNLYTTDVAAIQKRVADAGMTGFFSKKLG; encoded by the coding sequence ATGTCTAAGAAGGTTGTCGTGGTCGGCGGCGGCTGGGCGGGCAGCGCGGCGGCGCTGGCGGCCCGCAAGGCGGGCTGCGAGGTGGAGCTATTCGAGCGGGCCGATATGCTGCTGGGCACCGGGCTGGTGGGCGGTATCATGCGCAATAACGGCCGCTTCCCCGCCACCGAGGAGATGCTGGCCATGGGCGGCGGCGATCTCTTCCAGATCGCCGACGCCAACGCGCGCCACAAGAATATCGAGTTTCCCGGCCATAAGCACGCCAATCTGTACGATGTGGCGCTGATCGAGCCGGCGGTCAAGAAGGCGGTGGAGGGCGCCGGCATCAAGGTGCATATGCACTGCCGCGTCAAGGAGATCGAGAAGGACGGCAACAGGATCACGAAGGTTACCGCCGAGGGCCATCACGGCGAGCCGGATGTCGCGGCGACCGGCGACACGTTCGTCGATGCCGCCGGCACGGCCGGGCCGCAGGGCAACTGCATGAAGTACGGCAACGGCTGCGCGATGTGCATTTACCGCTGTCCGACCTTCGGGCCGCGGTTCTCGATCGCCGCCAAGGCGGGGGCACCGGAGATCATGGGCCAGAAGGCCGACGGCACGCTGGGGGCGATGAGCGGGTCGTGCAAGCTGCACAAGGATTCGCTGTCCAGGGAGATTCACGAACAGCTCGACCGCACGGGGGTGGTGGTCGTGCCCATCCCGGCCAGCCTGCGCAAGAGCATGGAATCGCTGGGGCAGAAGGCCTGCCAGCAATATGCGCTGAAGGAGTTCGCCGAGAATGTCATTCTGCTCGACACCGGCCACGCCAAGCTGATGTCGGCCTATTATCCGCTCGATATCCTCCGCCAGATCCCCGGTTTCGAGAACGCCCGCTTCGAGGACCCGTATTCGGGCGGCATCGGCAATTCTATGCGCTATCTGGGGATGCTGCCGCGCGATAACGCCCTCAAGGTGGAGGGGCTGGACAACGTTTTCTGCGGCGGCGAAAAGGCCGGGCTGCTGGTGGGCCACACCGAGGCGATCATCACCGGTACGCTGGCGGGCCATAACGCGGCCCGGGCGGCGTTCGGACAGGAGCCGGCGACAATTCCCGAGAGCCTGGCCTGCGGCGACGCGATCGCTTTTGTGCGGACGAGCATGCAGACCAAGGAGGGACTGACGAAGAAGTACACTTTCTCCGGCTCGGTGTATTTCGAGCATATGAAGGAGAAGAACCTGTATACGACCGACGTGGCCGCTATTCAGAAGCGGGTGGCGGATGCCGGGATGACGGGCTTTTTCTCTAAGAAATTAGGGTAG
- a CDS encoding Sir2 family NAD-dependent protein deacetylase, translating into MDEKIAALGELLMGANYAIAFTGAGISTESGIPDFRSPGAGLWEKIDPELLSARTLRTDPALFYRCWRELESLTAGKLPNKGHAALAELSRLGTLRAVVTQNIDGLHQQAGSKRVFEVHGNLEGCRCLACKSEHPAAALREQLAAGAEAPLSPCCKAVLRPSVVLFGDRMAADFAAAQQEAFRSDFALVVGTSLTVWPAAEIPLTVGRFAIVNRDETALDDRAELRIAGPIGETLAKVVEYVREKRSTP; encoded by the coding sequence ATGGATGAAAAAATCGCCGCGTTAGGCGAGCTGCTGATGGGGGCGAATTATGCCATCGCTTTTACAGGTGCGGGCATTTCGACCGAGAGCGGCATACCGGATTTCCGCAGCCCCGGGGCGGGGCTGTGGGAAAAGATCGACCCCGAGCTGCTGTCGGCCCGCACGCTGCGCACCGACCCGGCGCTGTTTTACCGCTGCTGGCGGGAACTGGAGAGCTTGACGGCCGGCAAGCTGCCCAACAAGGGGCACGCGGCGCTGGCGGAGCTTAGCCGCCTGGGGACGCTGCGGGCGGTCGTGACCCAGAACATCGACGGGCTCCACCAGCAGGCGGGTTCGAAGCGGGTGTTCGAGGTGCACGGCAACCTGGAAGGGTGCCGCTGCCTGGCCTGCAAAAGCGAACACCCGGCGGCCGCGCTGCGAGAGCAGCTGGCCGCGGGGGCGGAGGCGCCGCTGTCGCCCTGCTGCAAGGCGGTGCTCAGGCCGTCGGTCGTGCTGTTCGGTGACCGCATGGCGGCCGATTTTGCCGCCGCCCAGCAGGAGGCTTTCCGCAGCGACTTCGCGCTCGTCGTCGGCACCAGCCTGACCGTCTGGCCGGCGGCGGAGATACCGCTGACCGTCGGCCGGTTCGCGATCGTCAACCGCGATGAAACGGCCCTCGACGACCGGGCGGAATTGCGCATCGCGGGGCCGATAGGGGAGACGTTGGCGAAGGTTGTGGAGTATGTGAGGGAGAAGCGGAGCACCCCGTGA
- a CDS encoding DUF4263 domain-containing protein encodes MNTDNHSNILTIKSTSKNTATVNDIVLRELERARLVFRPQMVNNQENPSASIKGVFIYQRKDKNSSWEDLKEFDLNQLKSGEGFKLELKSRELLELFQQVEQLYKIYGTHGIPYGQKKFILTDKNSAQIIEAIMDNDSFITELLQKNNHRVVFECVKKLAEIGNLPAIIEKLKDLEIANLEQLNSVIGITTLKRVEDIWEQNKSNSNEDFWQKTFKNHSWVISQVFACPVVIMKEKVYVGGKGIDNEGGKAVDFVYQNKVTENIVLIEIKTPQTKLIGSEYRDDVYSISQSLSGTINQVLFYKDEFQKNYYSLCYKAGSSLSVLNPKCVVIAGSLENEMSDKAKRSSFEIFRRELKDVEVITFDELFGKVKLLLNLLCK; translated from the coding sequence ATGAATACGGATAACCACTCTAATATTTTAACCATTAAATCTACTTCAAAGAATACAGCAACCGTTAATGATATTGTATTAAGAGAATTGGAGAGGGCAAGGCTTGTTTTTAGACCACAAATGGTAAATAATCAAGAAAACCCTAGCGCATCTATTAAAGGAGTCTTTATATATCAACGAAAAGATAAAAATAGTAGTTGGGAAGATCTTAAGGAGTTCGATCTTAACCAACTTAAATCAGGTGAGGGGTTTAAGTTAGAACTTAAATCGAGGGAGCTACTAGAATTATTTCAACAAGTAGAGCAGTTATATAAGATTTACGGTACTCACGGAATACCATATGGACAGAAGAAATTTATCTTAACAGACAAAAATTCAGCTCAAATCATTGAAGCTATAATGGATAATGATAGCTTCATAACGGAACTCTTACAAAAAAATAACCACAGAGTTGTATTTGAATGCGTCAAGAAGTTGGCTGAAATTGGTAATCTTCCAGCAATCATAGAAAAATTGAAGGACCTTGAAATAGCCAACCTGGAACAGCTTAATTCGGTGATTGGGATAACAACCCTTAAAAGAGTAGAAGATATATGGGAACAAAATAAGTCGAACAGTAATGAAGATTTTTGGCAAAAAACTTTCAAGAATCACTCTTGGGTGATATCCCAAGTGTTTGCTTGTCCTGTTGTCATAATGAAGGAGAAAGTATACGTTGGCGGCAAAGGGATAGACAACGAAGGTGGAAAAGCAGTAGATTTTGTTTACCAAAATAAAGTGACTGAAAATATAGTTCTCATTGAAATAAAGACGCCGCAAACAAAACTTATAGGCTCTGAATACCGTGACGATGTTTACTCAATTAGCCAATCTCTTTCGGGAACAATAAATCAGGTCTTATTCTATAAAGATGAATTTCAAAAGAATTATTATAGTTTATGCTATAAGGCTGGAAGCAGTCTAAGTGTGTTAAATCCTAAATGTGTCGTTATTGCAGGCTCATTAGAAAACGAAATGTCTGACAAGGCTAAAAGAAGCTCGTTTGAGATATTTAGGAGAGAACTTAAGGATGTTGAAGTAATAACTTTTGATGAATTGTTTGGAAAGGTCAAGTTACTATTAAATTTGCTCTGCAAATGA
- the pdxA gene encoding 4-hydroxythreonine-4-phosphate dehydrogenase PdxA: MKPIIGITMGDATGAGPEIIVKALEDKGVYDVCRPLVIGDLGIMARAAGIVNIPLKFRPVEKVAEAAFAYGTVDVIDLKNLPADLPFAKVDGRAGKAAFEYVAKGVELAMQGDIAAIATAPLHKEALNAGGYHYPGHTEILGDLSNTKGYAMMLTGGPLRVIHVTTHVSLRQACDLVKKERVLRVIELADMAAKQLGFAKPRIAVAGLNPHSGEGGLFGDEEIKEIIPAIEEAKGRGYDVTGPVPPDTVFYRAALKNHFDIVVVMYHDQGHIPLKVLGFEEGVNVTVGLPFIRTSVDHGTVFGKAGKGTADSRSMSESIYLAAKMAGQGK; this comes from the coding sequence ATGAAACCGATCATCGGCATCACCATGGGCGACGCGACCGGCGCCGGCCCGGAGATCATCGTCAAGGCGCTGGAGGACAAAGGAGTGTATGATGTCTGCCGGCCGCTGGTTATCGGCGACCTGGGCATCATGGCGCGGGCGGCGGGGATCGTGAATATCCCGCTGAAGTTCCGCCCGGTGGAGAAGGTGGCTGAGGCCGCTTTCGCCTACGGGACGGTCGATGTCATCGACCTGAAGAATCTGCCCGCCGATCTGCCGTTCGCCAAGGTGGACGGCCGCGCCGGCAAGGCGGCGTTCGAGTATGTGGCCAAAGGGGTGGAACTGGCGATGCAGGGCGATATAGCCGCCATCGCGACCGCACCGCTCCACAAGGAGGCGCTGAACGCCGGCGGGTACCATTACCCCGGCCATACCGAGATTCTCGGCGATCTTTCCAATACGAAGGGGTACGCGATGATGCTGACCGGCGGGCCGCTCAGGGTCATCCACGTGACAACCCACGTGTCGCTCCGCCAGGCCTGCGACCTGGTGAAGAAGGAGCGGGTGCTGCGGGTCATCGAGCTGGCGGATATGGCCGCGAAACAGCTGGGCTTTGCCAAGCCGCGGATCGCGGTGGCCGGACTCAACCCCCACTCGGGCGAGGGCGGCCTGTTCGGCGACGAGGAGATCAAGGAGATCATCCCGGCGATCGAGGAGGCGAAGGGGCGGGGCTACGACGTGACCGGCCCGGTGCCGCCCGATACGGTGTTTTACCGCGCGGCGCTCAAAAACCATTTCGATATCGTCGTGGTGATGTACCACGACCAGGGGCATATCCCGCTGAAGGTGCTGGGGTTCGAGGAGGGGGTCAATGTGACCGTCGGCCTGCCGTTCATCCGCACGTCGGTGGACCATGGCACCGTTTTCGGCAAGGCGGGCAAAGGCACGGCCGATTCCCGCAGTATGAGCGAGTCGATTTATCTGGCCGCCAAGATGGCCGGCCAGGGCAAATAG
- a CDS encoding YitT family protein, whose product MVAKGNPIVRLVKKYVLLFFGSIVAAAGLEFFLIPNQIIDGGIVGISILLSHIAGFNISILLVLLNLPFLYIGYMQIGKSFCLATLFSVVSLSGWVAVFHPIPELTQDFFLAATFGGVLVGIGVGLIIRYGGSLDGTEIVAIILDRKSGFSVGEIIMFFNVFILGSAGLVFGWDKAMYSLVAYFVAFKVIDITIEGLDESKGVMIVSDCAEEIKTTLLARLGRGVTILHGEGGFSGDPKQVLFSVVTRLEIAKLKAIIDDIDPNAFVTIQDVHDVIGGRVKKRAIH is encoded by the coding sequence ATGGTCGCAAAAGGGAATCCGATAGTGAGGTTGGTCAAGAAGTATGTGCTGCTGTTTTTCGGCTCGATTGTGGCGGCGGCGGGACTGGAGTTTTTCCTGATACCGAATCAGATTATCGACGGCGGTATTGTCGGTATTTCGATTCTGCTGAGCCATATCGCCGGGTTCAATATAAGTATTCTGCTGGTGCTGCTGAACCTGCCGTTCCTGTATATAGGTTATATGCAGATCGGCAAGTCGTTCTGCCTTGCAACGCTGTTTTCGGTCGTGTCGCTGTCCGGCTGGGTGGCGGTTTTCCATCCGATTCCGGAATTAACCCAGGATTTTTTCCTGGCGGCGACGTTCGGCGGGGTGCTGGTAGGCATCGGGGTGGGGCTGATTATCCGTTACGGCGGCTCGCTGGACGGGACGGAGATCGTGGCGATCATCCTCGATAGGAAGAGCGGGTTTTCCGTGGGCGAGATTATCATGTTTTTCAATGTGTTTATTCTCGGCAGCGCCGGCTTGGTGTTCGGCTGGGATAAGGCGATGTATTCGCTGGTGGCTTATTTTGTGGCTTTCAAGGTGATCGATATTACGATCGAGGGCCTGGACGAGTCGAAGGGCGTGATGATCGTTTCCGATTGCGCCGAGGAGATAAAGACGACGCTGCTGGCCCGCCTGGGGAGGGGCGTGACTATCCTGCACGGCGAGGGCGGCTTCAGCGGCGATCCGAAGCAGGTGCTGTTTTCGGTGGTGACAAGGCTGGAGATCGCCAAGCTGAAGGCGATTATCGACGATATCGATCCGAACGCTTTTGTGACGATTCAGGATGTTCACGATGTTATCGGCGGCAGGGTGAAAAAGCGGGCGATCCATTGA
- a CDS encoding metallophosphoesterase has product MKIFAIADTHLSGNPPSKPMSIFGDRWLGHWDKIKADWLERVAPEDTVLIAGDISWAMKLPEALPDLEEIAALPGRKILVRGNHDYWWQTLAKMNAATGGRFTFLQNTFAAAGEWAVCGSRGWLLPGDSAFGEEDEVIYRRELLRVRASLAAARDAGYTRLILMLHYPPRTNADATGFTDLMAEFGVAVCVYGHLHNEAVNTAPVGDFAGTVHYLVSCDALDFKLLQII; this is encoded by the coding sequence ATGAAGATATTCGCCATCGCCGACACCCACCTGTCCGGCAACCCGCCGAGCAAACCAATGTCGATCTTCGGCGACCGCTGGCTCGGCCACTGGGACAAAATCAAGGCCGACTGGCTGGAACGCGTCGCCCCCGAGGACACCGTCCTCATCGCCGGCGACATCTCCTGGGCCATGAAGCTGCCCGAGGCGCTGCCCGACCTCGAGGAGATCGCCGCCCTGCCGGGGCGCAAAATCCTCGTCCGCGGCAACCACGACTACTGGTGGCAGACGCTCGCCAAGATGAACGCCGCCACCGGCGGTCGCTTCACCTTCCTCCAAAACACCTTCGCCGCCGCCGGCGAATGGGCCGTGTGCGGCAGCCGCGGCTGGCTGCTGCCCGGCGACTCGGCCTTCGGCGAAGAAGACGAGGTCATCTACCGCCGCGAGCTCCTCCGCGTGCGGGCTTCCCTCGCCGCCGCCCGCGATGCCGGCTATACACGCCTCATCCTTATGCTCCACTACCCGCCCCGCACGAACGCCGACGCCACCGGCTTCACCGACCTCATGGCCGAGTTCGGCGTCGCCGTCTGCGTCTACGGCCACCTCCACAACGAAGCGGTCAACACCGCCCCCGTCGGCGACTTCGCCGGCACGGTGCACTATCTGGTGTCCTGCGACGCCCTCGACTTTAAGCTTCTCCAGATTATCTAG